The following coding sequences are from one Candidatus Hydrogenedentota bacterium window:
- a CDS encoding UDP-glucose/GDP-mannose dehydrogenase family protein, giving the protein MRITVIGTGYVGLVTGTCFSEVGHDVTCVDIDKAKIEALNAGKVPIYEPGLDEMVAVNVAQGRLTFTTDLKAAVERALFVFIAVGTPPLEDGTADLKYVLAAARSVGEYMNGYKIVVNKSTVPVGTADKVYRRIESALKDRRAKYDFDVVSNPEFLREGCAIDDFMSPDRIVIGCSDCRTEALMKELYSSFIRDGRPVLCMDTTSAEMTKYAANAMLAMKISFMNEVANICERVGADVEHVRNGIGADHRIGYQFIFPGIGYGGSCFPKDVQALVSTARGAGYVPQILTAVESVNAAQKRVLLSKIHSYYGQDLSGLTFALWGLAFKPETDDVREAPSLLLIDALLSAGATVRAYDPKAVHEAQRSLGDRDDRLVYTEDSFSALHDADALLLVTEWSYFKNPDFDRMKSLLKAPVIFDGRNVYSTDLMRMLGFDYFSVGRSPVLAYSETWATHKEAAVG; this is encoded by the coding sequence ATGCGAATCACAGTTATCGGAACCGGATACGTTGGTCTCGTCACCGGAACGTGCTTTAGCGAAGTGGGCCACGATGTCACGTGCGTAGACATCGACAAGGCCAAGATTGAAGCGCTCAATGCGGGCAAAGTCCCCATCTACGAGCCGGGCCTGGACGAAATGGTTGCCGTCAACGTTGCGCAAGGACGACTCACGTTCACGACCGATTTGAAGGCCGCGGTAGAGCGTGCCCTGTTCGTCTTCATCGCCGTGGGGACGCCGCCTCTTGAAGATGGCACCGCGGACCTTAAGTACGTGCTTGCGGCAGCGCGCTCCGTGGGCGAATACATGAACGGCTACAAGATAGTGGTCAACAAGTCGACCGTGCCCGTGGGCACCGCAGACAAGGTCTATCGCCGCATTGAATCCGCTCTAAAAGACCGACGCGCCAAATACGATTTCGACGTTGTCTCCAATCCGGAGTTCCTTCGTGAAGGGTGCGCTATCGATGATTTCATGAGTCCTGACCGCATTGTCATTGGTTGCAGCGATTGCCGTACCGAGGCGCTGATGAAGGAACTCTACTCGAGCTTCATCCGGGACGGCCGCCCCGTTCTCTGTATGGACACCACTTCGGCGGAGATGACCAAGTACGCCGCGAACGCGATGCTCGCGATGAAGATTTCGTTCATGAACGAAGTGGCGAATATTTGCGAACGCGTTGGCGCGGACGTGGAGCATGTGCGGAACGGGATCGGCGCGGATCATCGCATAGGTTACCAATTCATATTCCCCGGGATTGGGTACGGCGGCAGTTGTTTCCCCAAAGATGTTCAGGCCCTCGTCAGCACCGCGCGTGGCGCCGGCTATGTCCCGCAAATCCTCACCGCTGTCGAATCCGTCAACGCGGCTCAAAAACGCGTTCTCCTTTCGAAGATTCACTCCTACTACGGCCAGGACCTTTCAGGACTTACGTTCGCGCTTTGGGGGCTTGCCTTCAAGCCAGAGACCGACGACGTCCGCGAGGCTCCATCCCTGCTACTGATCGATGCCCTGCTAAGCGCAGGAGCAACCGTTCGCGCCTACGATCCCAAGGCCGTGCACGAGGCGCAACGATCCCTCGGGGACCGCGACGATCGGTTGGTGTACACAGAAGACAGTTTTTCCGCCCTTCACGATGCCGACGCTCTCTTGCTCGTCACGGAGTGGTCCTATTTCAAGAATCCCGACTTTGACCGCATGAAATCTCTGCTGAAGGCGCCTGTCATTTTCGACGGACGCAACGTGTACTCCACTGACCTCATGCGCATGCTCGGATTCGATTATTTCTCGGTGGGACGGTCCCCCGTGCTCGCTTACTCGGAGACTTGGGCCACGCATAAGGAGGCGGCCGTCGGGTGA
- the xth gene encoding exodeoxyribonuclease III, whose amino-acid sequence MIKLYSWNVNGIRAIGRKGFLEWMAAERPDVLCVQETKACQGDVEPALREPKGYGSVWHSAVKRGYSGTATFYRTGCEPLSVKPMGIKEFDDEGRVQVLEFKDFTLINAYYPNSQAERARIDYKLAFCDAMLKLCNKLRKAGKHVVICGDYNIAHKEIDLARPKDNRDSPGFYPEECASMDAFVSAGYVDTFRHFTPDPHHYTWWSYRSAAREKNVGWRIDYHCVNEEFMPRVKSSRIHADVMGSDHCPVSLAVA is encoded by the coding sequence ATGATCAAACTCTATTCTTGGAATGTAAACGGAATTCGGGCGATTGGCCGCAAGGGATTTCTCGAATGGATGGCGGCGGAACGTCCCGACGTGTTGTGTGTGCAAGAGACGAAAGCGTGTCAGGGCGACGTGGAGCCCGCGCTCCGCGAGCCGAAGGGCTACGGCAGCGTGTGGCATTCGGCCGTGAAGAGGGGCTATAGCGGCACCGCCACCTTTTATAGAACCGGCTGCGAACCACTTTCCGTCAAGCCAATGGGCATCAAGGAATTCGATGATGAAGGCCGGGTGCAGGTGCTCGAGTTCAAGGACTTCACGCTCATCAATGCGTACTACCCCAATTCTCAGGCGGAGCGCGCACGGATCGATTACAAACTGGCGTTTTGCGATGCCATGCTGAAGCTCTGCAACAAGCTGCGCAAGGCGGGCAAACACGTTGTGATTTGTGGCGACTACAACATCGCCCACAAGGAGATTGACCTTGCCCGCCCGAAGGACAACCGCGACAGTCCAGGGTTCTACCCCGAGGAATGCGCCAGCATGGATGCGTTTGTGAGCGCGGGTTATGTCGATACGTTCCGCCATTTCACGCCGGACCCGCATCATTACACGTGGTGGTCGTACCGTTCCGCCGCGCGCGAGAAGAATGTCGGCTGGAGAATCGACTACCATTGTGTCAATGAAGAGTTCATGCCGCGCGTGAAATCATCGCGAATTCACGCCGACGTGATGGGATCGGACCATTGCCCGGTCTCGCTGGCGGTTGCATGA
- a CDS encoding glycosyltransferase has product MRIIQLTNWHRYGGGSDYIAQATTDLLRARGHYVLLMDHDSRLMHGTFKGKAEAFLRGIYSPRARTEMRETLRSFQPDVVHVHELYPFHSPWVLEDCARYGVPVVMTCHDFRLTCPVATHLHKGRFCDRCARGGAHWCAIKNCRGNVFESLGFAARSTVANLFDLFRAHVALFIAPSYFLRDQLVKSGLPEERFVVIANTVSSVDSPVDPCKGAYIAYAGRIAPEKGVDTLLEAARQTGLPVHIAGGELQTPIPDTVRVLGHLNAKELARFYRGARFVVVPSRWCEVFGLVAAEAMMHGLPVIAARSGALPELVEDGETGLVFEAGNAKDLAIKMTALWNSPMLCSSLGAEGRRKALKLYTADAYCDRLMNAYSSTAKGEHVVDARQHQGIGVL; this is encoded by the coding sequence ATGCGAATAATTCAGCTCACGAATTGGCACCGGTATGGAGGCGGCTCGGACTACATTGCCCAGGCCACGACAGACCTCCTGCGGGCTCGCGGACACTACGTCTTGTTGATGGACCATGACAGCCGGCTCATGCATGGAACGTTCAAGGGGAAGGCTGAAGCGTTCCTGCGCGGCATTTACTCCCCGCGCGCGCGAACCGAAATGCGCGAGACCCTTCGCAGCTTTCAGCCGGACGTGGTTCATGTGCACGAACTGTATCCCTTCCATTCGCCGTGGGTGCTTGAAGACTGCGCGCGCTACGGTGTGCCCGTTGTCATGACGTGCCATGATTTCCGGCTGACGTGCCCTGTCGCGACGCATCTGCACAAGGGCCGGTTCTGCGATCGCTGCGCGCGAGGCGGGGCGCATTGGTGTGCTATCAAGAATTGTCGCGGGAACGTGTTCGAGAGTCTTGGGTTTGCAGCCCGCAGCACGGTAGCCAATCTATTCGATCTCTTTCGAGCGCATGTTGCTCTCTTTATTGCGCCCAGCTACTTCTTGCGAGACCAGCTCGTGAAATCAGGTCTGCCGGAAGAGCGGTTCGTCGTAATCGCCAACACTGTCTCGAGTGTCGATTCGCCGGTTGATCCCTGCAAAGGGGCCTACATCGCCTACGCCGGGCGCATCGCACCCGAAAAGGGCGTTGATACTCTTCTTGAGGCCGCGCGCCAAACAGGATTGCCGGTGCACATCGCGGGGGGTGAATTGCAGACTCCCATCCCGGACACCGTGCGTGTGCTCGGACATTTGAACGCAAAAGAACTCGCGCGCTTCTACCGGGGCGCTCGTTTTGTGGTTGTGCCCAGCCGCTGGTGCGAAGTGTTCGGCCTCGTGGCCGCGGAGGCCATGATGCACGGTCTTCCCGTCATTGCGGCACGGAGCGGAGCGCTCCCCGAACTCGTGGAAGACGGAGAGACTGGCCTGGTGTTTGAGGCCGGTAATGCCAAGGACCTGGCAATCAAGATGACCGCCCTATGGAATTCGCCCATGTTGTGCAGCTCGCTTGGAGCCGAAGGACGCAGAAAGGCTCTCAAGCTTTACACGGCGGACGCCTACTGCGATCGCCTTATGAATGCCTACTCGTCTACAGCTAAGGGGGAACATGTCGTAGATGCCCGGCAACATCAAGGGATAGGAGTACTATGA
- a CDS encoding DUF4091 domain-containing protein: protein MPHSRGDYGRILVTAVVFAAVCAAGFGQAPQVRNSTFNEGRGTTPGGWTLSPGASGDWKSSDPDRGRYVTVTGNGDDFSFWSSDEITLLPNTLYVLKAFARSVDVQNGTAILRFGAANKDLGVMNSDWQSYSNVFITPAQMPQGYESRIALGGWHVEGTMEFDDVELTLAQPVYRREGDIALGDGERILGNAYTFDAPYSSLNTNHSRSLAHQSCFFNTNRWNFATDSYVTYVHEIAGRKLTQFRVIPSVSQYAAGELVVYAGVREGEWRELGVIGDNVRQSFDLPADMLPAERIWIRLAARPKQGTDSSAAFVLSGYSVEATLDGAPVQLEGSTKYVAIEETDPRVDVAILSLGACRPGPENELIARAVNKTTGPLYSIPYLEIVPESGGQTLKLIRQVTLAPGANEIRLPYTLKDSGKFSMQLSLGNAIAFRMETEFTVSMLFESSYGAHLPTSSVEVGLWAASSGWKVSQDRPVPTVSTDALVVQAARNESEAVQLVISPTVNLRNLKISAASLNGPNGAFIPKENIELLRVRYVQVTHPTDKLGVAAPWPDPLPPLTGPIDVPMGANQPIWIRVNVPAGIPGGAYTGNLHLTADGYEHTAPIRVEVFDFDLPARMSCVTTFGFDAGSVFQYHRVDDPAQKHVLLDLYLKELSTHHISPMVPAALDPFGVTWPGVEAYKKGETKDIEAAFSPVIDWTAWDTAMKKAIDVYGFNAFTIPIVGMGGGTFHSRTEPSLLDYAENTPEYKAAFTSYCKQVEEHLKANGWLDEAYVYWFDEPDPKDYEFVMNGFRKIQEAAPGINRMLTEQVEEALIGGPNIWCPISDAFSMEQAEQRRPFGEKFWWYICTGPKEPYCTLFIDHPAMDLRVWLWQTWQRKIDGILVWQSNYWSSPTAYPDPSAPQNPYEDPMGWTTGYGTPSGARIPWGNGDGRFIYPPEAATGRQAEAIMEGPVSSIRLEMLRDGVEDYEYFVILRRLIGEAKKKGIDPAALAGFEQLLEVPDEITSSTTSFTTDPAPLEDRRELLGKAIEAMLK from the coding sequence ATGCCGCATTCCAGGGGGGACTATGGACGGATTCTCGTGACGGCCGTCGTGTTTGCGGCCGTGTGCGCGGCCGGGTTCGGGCAGGCGCCGCAAGTCCGCAATTCCACGTTCAATGAGGGTCGAGGCACGACCCCGGGTGGGTGGACGTTGTCGCCGGGCGCATCGGGCGACTGGAAAAGCAGCGATCCGGATCGCGGACGGTATGTGACGGTTACGGGAAACGGCGACGACTTCTCTTTTTGGAGTTCGGACGAAATCACACTTCTGCCTAACACGCTGTACGTTCTCAAAGCGTTCGCGCGCAGCGTCGACGTGCAGAACGGCACGGCCATACTTCGATTCGGAGCGGCGAACAAGGATCTGGGTGTGATGAACTCGGATTGGCAGAGCTACTCCAACGTCTTCATTACGCCCGCTCAGATGCCCCAGGGATATGAATCGCGCATTGCCCTGGGCGGGTGGCACGTTGAAGGTACGATGGAATTCGATGACGTCGAACTTACACTCGCGCAGCCGGTATACCGGCGAGAAGGCGATATCGCGTTGGGCGATGGCGAGCGGATTCTGGGAAACGCTTACACGTTTGACGCTCCCTATAGCAGTCTAAATACCAATCACAGCCGCTCGCTGGCCCATCAGAGTTGCTTCTTCAACACCAATCGCTGGAATTTCGCAACAGACTCCTACGTAACCTACGTCCACGAAATCGCGGGACGCAAGCTTACCCAATTCCGCGTTATTCCCTCCGTTTCGCAATATGCCGCGGGAGAGTTGGTGGTGTACGCCGGCGTTCGCGAGGGTGAATGGCGCGAATTGGGCGTCATCGGGGATAACGTAAGACAGTCTTTCGATCTGCCTGCCGACATGTTGCCTGCGGAGCGTATCTGGATACGCCTCGCAGCGCGTCCAAAGCAAGGTACAGACAGCTCCGCCGCATTTGTGCTAAGCGGGTATTCCGTGGAGGCAACTCTCGACGGGGCCCCCGTGCAGCTTGAAGGCAGTACCAAGTACGTTGCCATCGAAGAAACCGATCCGCGTGTGGATGTAGCGATTCTCTCGTTGGGTGCGTGCCGCCCCGGGCCTGAAAACGAATTGATTGCCAGGGCCGTAAACAAAACCACGGGCCCTCTCTACTCCATACCCTATCTCGAAATCGTGCCTGAGTCCGGCGGGCAAACTTTGAAGTTGATCCGTCAGGTAACGCTCGCTCCCGGAGCGAACGAGATTAGACTCCCGTATACGTTGAAGGACAGCGGGAAGTTCTCGATGCAACTTAGTCTTGGAAACGCGATCGCGTTCCGGATGGAAACGGAGTTCACCGTCTCCATGCTTTTTGAATCGTCCTACGGTGCTCATCTGCCGACCTCTTCCGTGGAAGTGGGATTGTGGGCGGCGTCGTCGGGGTGGAAAGTAAGCCAGGACCGTCCTGTTCCCACCGTTTCCACCGATGCGCTGGTGGTCCAAGCAGCGCGCAACGAGAGCGAGGCCGTCCAATTGGTCATTTCGCCGACGGTAAATCTGCGCAATCTGAAGATCTCCGCTGCATCGCTGAATGGCCCCAATGGAGCTTTCATTCCCAAAGAGAACATCGAGCTGTTGCGCGTGCGGTATGTGCAGGTCACGCATCCCACGGACAAATTGGGGGTTGCCGCTCCTTGGCCCGATCCCTTGCCACCGCTCACCGGGCCAATCGACGTGCCGATGGGCGCCAATCAGCCGATTTGGATTCGAGTCAATGTACCGGCGGGCATCCCTGGAGGGGCATATACCGGAAACCTGCACTTGACAGCCGACGGCTACGAGCATACCGCTCCCATTCGCGTGGAAGTGTTCGATTTCGATCTGCCCGCACGCATGAGCTGTGTCACGACGTTCGGTTTCGACGCCGGAAGCGTTTTCCAGTACCACCGAGTCGACGACCCTGCTCAGAAACACGTTCTGCTGGACCTGTATTTGAAGGAACTGAGTACACATCACATTTCGCCCATGGTTCCCGCCGCGCTCGATCCCTTTGGTGTCACGTGGCCCGGCGTGGAAGCCTACAAGAAAGGCGAGACCAAGGATATCGAAGCCGCATTCAGTCCCGTGATTGACTGGACAGCATGGGATACCGCCATGAAGAAGGCCATAGACGTGTATGGCTTCAATGCGTTCACGATTCCCATCGTCGGCATGGGAGGCGGGACCTTTCATTCGCGCACAGAGCCGTCATTGCTTGATTACGCGGAGAACACACCCGAATACAAGGCTGCGTTCACCTCCTACTGCAAGCAGGTCGAAGAGCATCTGAAGGCGAACGGCTGGCTCGATGAGGCGTACGTGTATTGGTTCGACGAACCCGATCCCAAGGACTACGAGTTTGTGATGAACGGGTTCCGGAAGATACAGGAGGCCGCTCCGGGTATTAACCGCATGCTGACTGAGCAGGTCGAAGAGGCGCTCATTGGAGGCCCAAACATCTGGTGCCCGATATCCGATGCTTTCAGCATGGAACAGGCCGAGCAGCGGAGGCCTTTCGGCGAGAAGTTCTGGTGGTACATATGCACCGGACCCAAGGAACCCTATTGCACGCTCTTCATCGATCACCCCGCGATGGACCTGCGCGTGTGGTTGTGGCAGACGTGGCAGCGCAAGATCGACGGCATACTCGTGTGGCAGTCCAATTACTGGTCAAGTCCGACCGCATACCCCGATCCTTCCGCGCCTCAGAACCCCTACGAAGACCCGATGGGATGGACGACCGGTTACGGTACGCCTTCCGGGGCGCGTATCCCCTGGGGTAACGGAGACGGCCGGTTCATCTATCCTCCCGAAGCCGCGACCGGACGCCAAGCCGAAGCGATTATGGAAGGGCCGGTGTCGAGTATTCGCCTGGAAATGTTGCGCGATGGTGTGGAGGACTACGAGTACTTCGTGATCCTGAGGCGGCTAATCGGTGAAGCCAAGAAGAAGGGCATCGACCCGGCGGCATTGGCGGGGTTCGAGCAGTTGCTTGAAGTGCCCGATGAAATCACTTCGTCGACGACCAGTTTTACGACCGATCCTGCCCCACTTGAAGATCGCAGGGAATTGCTTGGCAAGGCCATTGAGGCGATGTTGAAGTAG
- a CDS encoding WecB/TagA/CpsF family glycosyltransferase → MMSLPPSNALAPTHFDMGGVKCSTHTIPQFLDEIRFLMENPAAQPRTLLCLNAHIYNLAQEDSMLRESLNSARIVTADGMGIVWLARLWRTEVAERCNMTEAFRAFFMSPSFQKSEGILIGVSREEAEAAAETIARNSSHCRIRNAYSGYLRDDEYDELFRTMAPVDFIYIGMGTPRTERICAIARARCPQAIVWGIGAGTIRILAGTMHEAPLPMRRMGLQWLHRLWCEPTRLWTRYLFGNPRFLYRVFKTVRQTRRSVAQQSAVPRS, encoded by the coding sequence ATGATGAGTTTGCCGCCGTCCAACGCGCTGGCCCCCACCCACTTCGACATGGGAGGTGTGAAGTGTTCGACACACACGATCCCGCAGTTTCTTGACGAGATCCGTTTTCTCATGGAGAACCCAGCGGCTCAACCCAGGACTCTGCTGTGCTTGAATGCCCATATCTACAATCTTGCTCAGGAGGACAGCATGCTTCGCGAGAGCTTGAACAGCGCTCGCATCGTCACTGCTGACGGGATGGGGATCGTGTGGCTCGCGCGATTGTGGCGGACCGAAGTCGCGGAACGCTGCAACATGACCGAGGCGTTTCGCGCCTTCTTCATGAGTCCATCGTTTCAGAAGAGCGAAGGCATCCTTATCGGAGTCAGTCGTGAGGAAGCCGAGGCGGCGGCAGAAACCATCGCGCGGAATTCCAGCCACTGCCGCATTCGGAATGCGTATTCGGGATATCTGCGCGACGACGAATACGATGAATTGTTCCGCACCATGGCTCCCGTGGATTTCATCTACATCGGCATGGGAACACCGCGCACAGAACGAATCTGCGCCATCGCACGCGCGCGCTGTCCGCAGGCGATTGTGTGGGGTATCGGCGCGGGTACGATCCGTATTCTTGCGGGCACGATGCACGAGGCCCCACTGCCCATGCGCCGAATGGGACTTCAGTGGCTTCATCGCCTATGGTGCGAACCCACGCGCCTTTGGACACGCTACCTCTTCGGTAATCCGCGCTTTCTTTACCGTGTATTCAAGACTGTGCGACAGACCAGAAGATCGGTCGCGCAGCAAAGCGCAGTGCCCCGAAGTTAG
- the trkA gene encoding Trk system potassium transporter TrkA — MNVFIAGGGRIGYHIARLLSQEKHDVTVIEADSSRAEQVDYSLDVSTVEGNAVSVMFLQELGVGDADLFIAVMGTDEMNLIAAATAKGLGAKQVLARVDDPAYIESNILYETILGIDYIISPEALTALEIAKYIESPGMISTEDFGRGLVKMRQLRVTKSPTSNGKTLKDIQLPQGTLVGAISRNGTTIIPHGDSSIEPGDVVAFIGERDKIDKALAMFKGTEPKLQRVVIMGGGSIGLHLAQLLESRQIGVKIMDWNLQRCNQLAATLKKAKVVCRDATTRTSLEQEHVDQSDVFVSCTSDDERNIMASVLAKEVGVTQTISVVHQPDFAPLVRKLGIDHAVTPRASVANRILRLVHQKTVASLAVLEEGEVEIIELSVSNGSPIAGKALKDVDLPRGTLVASILRGDEVLVPKGDSVVWAGDSVILIASANLIEDAQRLFRR, encoded by the coding sequence ATGAATGTATTCATCGCCGGCGGCGGCCGTATTGGCTATCACATTGCCCGGTTGTTGAGTCAGGAAAAACACGACGTTACGGTCATTGAGGCGGATTCGAGCCGCGCGGAGCAGGTTGACTATTCACTGGACGTAAGCACGGTGGAGGGCAACGCCGTATCCGTGATGTTCCTGCAAGAATTGGGCGTGGGCGACGCGGACCTCTTCATCGCCGTGATGGGTACCGATGAGATGAATCTCATCGCGGCCGCGACGGCCAAGGGATTGGGCGCCAAACAGGTGCTGGCGCGCGTGGACGATCCTGCGTACATCGAATCGAATATTCTCTACGAAACGATATTGGGGATTGATTACATCATCAGCCCCGAGGCCTTGACGGCTCTCGAAATCGCGAAGTACATCGAAAGTCCCGGCATGATATCCACCGAGGACTTCGGGCGGGGTCTGGTCAAAATGCGCCAGCTTCGCGTGACCAAGTCTCCCACCTCAAACGGCAAGACGCTCAAAGACATCCAGTTGCCGCAGGGGACGCTCGTGGGAGCCATCAGCCGCAACGGCACGACAATCATTCCGCACGGCGATTCCAGCATTGAGCCGGGAGACGTGGTGGCTTTCATCGGCGAACGCGACAAGATCGACAAAGCTCTGGCCATGTTCAAGGGCACCGAGCCGAAGTTGCAGCGCGTGGTTATCATGGGTGGCGGGAGCATTGGGCTCCATTTGGCGCAACTGCTCGAAAGCAGGCAGATCGGCGTCAAGATAATGGACTGGAATCTTCAGCGCTGCAATCAGCTCGCGGCAACGCTGAAGAAGGCGAAGGTGGTTTGCCGCGATGCCACCACACGCACGTCGCTTGAGCAGGAGCACGTGGATCAGTCGGACGTATTCGTGTCGTGCACCAGTGACGACGAGCGCAACATCATGGCAAGCGTGCTTGCGAAAGAAGTAGGCGTTACTCAGACCATTTCGGTGGTACACCAGCCCGACTTCGCGCCACTGGTGCGCAAGCTGGGTATTGACCACGCCGTTACGCCGCGCGCGAGCGTAGCCAATCGCATTCTGCGGCTAGTGCACCAGAAAACCGTGGCATCGCTCGCGGTCTTGGAAGAGGGCGAGGTTGAGATTATTGAACTGTCGGTGAGTAACGGATCGCCAATAGCCGGGAAGGCCCTGAAAGACGTCGATCTTCCACGAGGTACGTTGGTCGCCAGTATTTTGCGGGGCGACGAAGTTCTGGTACCTAAAGGCGATTCCGTCGTGTGGGCCGGGGATTCCGTGATTTTGATTGCTTCCGCTAACCTTATTGAGGACGCGCAACGACTGTTCCGGCGCTGA
- a CDS encoding glycosyltransferase, with translation MNNGIDISIVVCTYNRAALLFRSVESLFRLNTAGAFVYEIVVIDDLSTDDTPVILEGLRERSPVTLRWARASGAGIAAARNCGIREAVGDYIAYFDDDQLADPNWLLELWRTRLDTHAACVGGARLLELPARELSGIHPIIRLYLGEIPIETSPRKCGRADLLCTGTVLLDRTVFTRVGGFDESLSEGGEDTEFFTRVRAAGFQCWYTPHSVVKHIIPSYRREAPYLQWTAIRGGECFACRDLRELGALRTVVLSALRVIHAFAVHAPVMCVMRLLKRKGDVLARSCQIRRALAYARGAVRRIITGNSERGGKSRIDFRSERTLFPRTES, from the coding sequence ATGAACAACGGGATAGACATCAGTATCGTCGTGTGCACGTACAATCGCGCCGCGCTGCTGTTCCGGAGCGTGGAATCGCTGTTTCGTCTGAACACTGCCGGCGCTTTTGTGTATGAGATCGTGGTCATCGATGATTTATCCACCGATGACACGCCTGTCATTCTTGAAGGGTTGCGCGAACGCTCTCCGGTCACGTTACGCTGGGCGCGCGCTTCGGGCGCCGGGATTGCCGCCGCGCGGAACTGCGGCATTCGCGAAGCAGTGGGCGATTACATAGCCTACTTCGACGACGATCAATTGGCCGACCCCAATTGGCTGCTGGAACTCTGGCGCACGCGCTTGGACACCCACGCTGCGTGTGTTGGCGGCGCGCGCCTCCTTGAATTGCCGGCTCGCGAACTGTCCGGGATACACCCGATTATTCGCCTCTATCTCGGCGAGATACCCATCGAGACTTCGCCCCGCAAATGCGGTCGCGCGGACCTTCTCTGCACGGGGACCGTACTCCTCGACCGGACTGTATTCACGCGGGTCGGCGGGTTCGACGAAAGTCTCTCCGAAGGTGGCGAGGACACCGAGTTCTTTACGCGCGTGCGCGCGGCAGGTTTTCAATGCTGGTATACGCCGCATTCCGTCGTGAAGCACATCATTCCTTCCTATCGAAGGGAAGCGCCTTATCTCCAGTGGACAGCGATACGCGGGGGCGAGTGCTTTGCATGTCGCGACCTGCGCGAATTGGGGGCATTGCGCACAGTAGTCCTAAGCGCGCTGCGCGTCATCCATGCGTTTGCCGTACATGCGCCGGTGATGTGCGTGATGCGCTTGCTGAAACGCAAAGGTGACGTCCTTGCGCGCAGTTGCCAGATTCGACGCGCGCTCGCCTATGCCCGTGGCGCGGTCCGGCGAATCATTACTGGCAACAGCGAACGGGGCGGCAAGTCCCGAATCGATTTCAGAAGTGAACGCACCCTATTTCCGAGAACGGAGTCATGA
- a CDS encoding ATP:cob(I)alamin adenosyltransferase — MSELKRSQVTTKRGDQGHTSTLGGDDVLKSHVIIDCTGAVDELRAQTALVRQAIQAVQPEDADSIDAFLLWLLHVYFVIGTACSDPEDKHPEYRAVELSQKHIETLENFQARLEGRVKLPKQFIVSASNPLAAQMDVVTTIARRLERCVVRVKEVYPEFRAESIFVFLNRLSDTLFMLARFLDGGAYQTVDYRVLD, encoded by the coding sequence ATGAGCGAATTGAAGCGGTCACAGGTTACAACGAAACGAGGCGATCAAGGTCACACGTCCACGCTTGGCGGCGACGATGTGTTGAAGTCGCATGTCATAATCGATTGTACCGGCGCGGTCGATGAGTTGCGCGCACAGACGGCGCTGGTGCGCCAGGCGATTCAAGCTGTGCAGCCTGAGGATGCGGACTCGATCGACGCCTTTCTGCTGTGGCTTCTGCACGTTTACTTCGTGATCGGTACCGCGTGTAGCGATCCCGAAGACAAGCACCCGGAGTATCGGGCCGTGGAACTCTCTCAAAAGCACATCGAGACACTTGAGAATTTCCAGGCGCGCCTCGAAGGGCGGGTGAAGCTCCCCAAGCAATTCATTGTGTCCGCGAGTAATCCGCTCGCCGCGCAAATGGACGTCGTCACGACCATCGCCCGCCGCCTCGAGCGCTGCGTCGTGCGCGTGAAAGAGGTATATCCTGAGTTTCGAGCCGAGAGCATTTTTGTCTTCTTGAACCGGCTCAGCGACACGCTGTTCATGCTTGCACGATTTCTGGACGGCGGCGCTTACCAGACCGTCGACTATCGCGTATTGGATTGA
- a CDS encoding sigma-70 family RNA polymerase sigma factor — protein MDMLYAVALRHTRNTADALDLTQNTILKALRFHGKFEKGTYIKAWLLTILRNTFINEYRRKARRPTFVELTGAEPAVDTSPDPDIRYEPANRSSSEMMELLDDEVKKAVEALPDDFRQAVVMADLEDMSYKEIAEKMNCPLGTVMSRLYRGRKLLREQLLDYAKSKRLVTGDIVEDPDSN, from the coding sequence ATGGACATGCTGTACGCCGTGGCTCTGCGGCATACCCGCAACACGGCAGACGCGCTGGACTTGACCCAGAACACTATTCTCAAGGCTCTTCGGTTCCACGGGAAGTTCGAGAAGGGGACGTATATCAAGGCATGGTTGCTGACCATTCTGCGGAACACGTTCATTAACGAATACCGCAGAAAGGCGCGGCGTCCTACGTTTGTCGAACTCACTGGCGCAGAGCCCGCTGTCGATACCTCTCCCGATCCGGACATTCGCTACGAGCCAGCCAATCGGTCGTCATCCGAAATGATGGAACTGCTGGATGACGAAGTGAAGAAGGCGGTCGAAGCGCTTCCCGATGATTTCCGACAGGCGGTGGTCATGGCGGACCTGGAAGACATGTCCTACAAGGAAATCGCAGAGAAGATGAACTGCCCGCTGGGAACGGTCATGTCCCGGTTGTACCGCGGTCGCAAGCTTTTGCGCGAGCAACTGCTGGATTATGCGAAAAGCAAGCGGCTCGTGACTGGCGATATCGTCGAAGACCCGGATTCGAACTGA